From a single Triplophysa rosa linkage group LG1, Trosa_1v2, whole genome shotgun sequence genomic region:
- the LOC130553390 gene encoding collectin-12-like: MKDEFVDDDDVQSFGYKRFGIQEASQCSKCKSRRPLKTAVILLYVLCLLLIIAVAVLGYKVVQKVDDVTEGMERYGGKIISVEADLKNLNNETGVKTEKTSSDLQTFRSGLSALRHTLAEVTQHVSTNAAALQQLQSSSRDVHVSQGQLRSQLNAQTSVTRSVNTTLFSFATLTTELQQNTSHLQHEVHENVNAQRTLQFLIDRINLIHTRQDRVTLALQRTLETAGQSTQKVRVDAQSLIRDTQLVRSDADWLREKIQSLEKAEGNASAQIQSSSDGLEELNAQLTTISTQILNISTLSDVNAANLRALLDQQLDFGNLTSARFDKLEQRLDAVDEEVDKVTGNISYSTQLLGGVNRKLGELRRCSDFLGRHSDLLVGLNVSLVEAKTDVSTLRSKQDDLSARLDTEVTSLSIISEEMKLVDCKHSQLIKNFTVLQGPPGPRGPRGEKGSSGDAGPLGSKGERGDTGETGVTGPRGDKGADGSPGFPGLRGLPGPHGSSGPKGPRGSGGRAGPPGTKGEQGSPGLPGRDGQPGPPGLQGPEGTRGPVGPVGEPGSMGRPGLMGPPGPPGLPGLPGKMLPVPLPPLQPRQTTEVYSQADSSGCPPGWLGFRYSCYFFYVEPLSFDNAQKFCSNMSSSMVIIGDVEEQRWLHLHTVGRGYFWVGLTDRQEENVWRWLDGSVPVFTNWRSGQPDNWGHGHEEGEDCAGMIHGGLWNDFYCDELHSLVCETTKDESV, translated from the exons TGGTCCAGAAGGTGGATGATGTCACTGAAGGAATGGAAAGATATGGAGGGAAGATCATTTCAGTGGAGGcagatttaaaaaatctca ATAATGAGACAGGTGTGAAGACTGAAAAAACATCATCTGACCTTCAGACGTTTCGCTCTGGGTTGTCAGCGTTACGTCACACGCTAGCTGAAGTCACGCAGCACGTCAGCACCAATGCAGCGGCCCTGCAACAGCTGCAGTCTTCCTCACGAGATGTGCATGTGTCACAAGGCCAGCTGCGTTCCCAGCTGAACGCTCAAACGTCAGTCACACGCTCTGTGAACACCACGCTATTCTCATTCGCAACCTTAACGACTGAGCTGCAGCAAAACACTTCACACCTGCAGCACGAAGTGCACGAAAACGTCAATGCGCAACGCACGTTGCAGTTCTTGATCGACCGCATCAATCTCATTCACACACGACAAGACAGAGTTACATTAGCGCTGCAGCGAACGCTGGAGACGGCAGGCCAAAGCACGCAAAAGGTGCGCGTTGATGCGCAGTCGCTGATACGTGACACGCAACTGGTCCGAAGCGACGCAGACTGGCTACGGGAAAAGATTCAGAGTCTGGAGAAAGCAGAAGGCAACGCTTCAGCACAGATTCAGAGCTCCAGCGATGGACTTGAAGAGTTGAACGCTCAACTGACAACCATATCCACACAGATTCTGAATATCAGCACGCTCAGTGATGTCAACGCGGCAAACCTGCGTGCATTACTGGACCAGCAGCTTGACTTTGGGAACCTAACTAGCGCACGCTTCGACAAGCTAGAACAGAGACTGGACGCGGTGGATGAAGAGGTGGACAAGGTGACGGGGAACATCAGCTACTCAACACAGCTGCTCGGGGGGGTCAACAGGAAGCTGGGCGAATTGAGGCGTTGCTCGGACTTTCTCGGACGACATTCTGATCTTCTGGTGGGTTTGAATGTGAGCTTGGTCGAGGCGAAGACAGACGTCTCCACACTGAGGTCGAAACAAGATGACCTTTCCGCTCGACTTGACACGGAGGTCACCAGCCTGTCAATCATTTCAGAAGAAATGAAACTGGTTGACTGCAAACACTCTCAGCTTATCAAAAACTTTACAGTGTTACAGG GTCCTCCTGGTCCAAGGGGTCCACGTGGTGAAAAAGGATCATCGGGAGATGCGGGTCCTCTCGGCTCAAAGGGTGAGAGGGGTGATACAGGTGAGACGGGTGTAACTGGACCTCGAGGAGATAAGGGAGCAGATGGATCTCCTGGATTCCCAGGATTAAGAGGTCTGCCGGGACCACACGGAAGCTCCGGGCCAAAGGGTCCGCGAGGGTCCGGAGGCCGCGCAGGACCCCCGGGAACCAAGGGAGAGCAAGGCTCGCCAGGGCTGCCGGGTAGAGACGGTCAACCGGGGCCTCCGGGTCTTCAGGGACCGGAAGGAACTCGTGGACCAGTGGGGCCAGTGGGAGAGCCTGGATCCATGGGCCGGCCTGGGCTGATGGGACCACCAGGACCACCAGGGTTACCAGGACTCCCAGGCAAAATGTTACCAGTCCCATTACCACCGCTTCAGCCGAGACAGACCACTGAGGTGTATTCTCAGGCAG ATTCGTCCGGTTGTCCTCCCGGTTGGTTGGGGTTCAGATACAGCTGCTATTTCTTCTATGTTGAACCGCTCAGCTTTGACAATGCTCAGAAATTTTGCAGCAATATGTCTTCCTCCATGGTCATAATTGGTGATGTTGAGGAACAG CGCTGGCTGCACTTGCACACTGTGGGTCGAGGATATTTTTGGGTGGGACTTACAGACAGACAGGAGGAGAACGTTTGGAGATGGCTGGATGGATCCGTGCCCGTCTTCAC TAACTGGAGGTCCGGTCAGCCTGATAACTGGGGTCATGGACATGAGGAGGGTGAAGACTGTGCTGGAATGATTCACGGCGGTCTGtggaatgacttttactgcgaTGAGCTGCACAGCCTTGTCTGTGAGACCACAAAAGATGAAT CTGTGTGA
- the hacd1 gene encoding very-long-chain (3R)-3-hydroxyacyl-CoA dehydratase 1: MASGEEDGAVEEKETNNKKRTKGAIATAWLTFYNIAMTAGWLVLAVAMVRFYFHKGTHKGLYKTIARTLKFFQTFALLEIGHCAIGIVRTSVIVTGVQVSSRIFMVWFITNSIRQIQNEESVVLFVVVWTLTEITRYSFYTFKLLNHLPYFIKWARYNLFIVMYPLGVIGELMTIYGALPYVRRSGMYSLRLPNKYNVSFDYYYFLIIVMLSYIPLFPQLFLHMLRQRRRVLHGEVIVEKDE; the protein is encoded by the exons ATGGCGTCTGGCGAGGAGGACGGAGCCGTCGAGGAGAAAGAAACCAACAACAAGAAGCGGACGAAAGGCGCCATCGCCACGGCATGGCTCACCTTCTACAACATCGCCATGACCGCCGG GTGGCTGGTACTGGCTGTTGCAATGGTCCGCTTTTATTTTCACAAAGGCACTCATAAAGGATTGTACAAAACTATTGCAAGAACACTGAAGTTTTTCCAGACCTTCGCATTACTGGAG attgGACACTGTGCAATCG GAATTGTTCGGACATCTGTGATTGTGACTGGGGTCCAAGTGTCCTCTCGGATATTCATGGTTTGGTTCATCACAAACAGCATAAGACAG ATTCAGAATGAAGAGAGCGTGGTTTTGTTTGTAGTCGTGTGGACGCTTACAGAAATCACCCGTTACTCTTTCTACACTTTCAAGCTTCTCAATCATCTGCCATACTTCATCAAGTGGGCCAG ATATAACTTGTTCATTGTCATGTATCCTCTGGGCGTGATCGGTGAGCTGATGACAATATACGGAGCGTTACCGTACGTCCGGCGGTCGGGCATGTACTCGCTGAGACTCCCCAACAAATACAACGTCTCCTTCGACTATTACTACTTTCTCATCATCGTCATGCTCTCGTACATCCCAC tGTTTCCTCAGCTGTTCCTGCACATGCTGCGTCAGAGGAGGAGAGTCCTTCATGGAGAAGTCATAGTAGAGAAAGATGAATAA
- the LOC130553403 gene encoding transmembrane protein 236 isoform X1 yields MVSAESALKLIGVNGTCSTHTINSSLQPSLIVSRLVLIMGSGSRIKFAVCELLQFAGFCVPHFIVMQRFAVILARAMSQSQASAGNATTAYWLVVASSVAYVTSMAMLIWLPMKYMVFMKKKALVGREKWRPVALAYVLLSTLPYFAFLIASSEVQIRNDLRLDTFAELPVSLVLFSLICIDIVERIRHCRLTGQANELARDPDIASPVVTHVGRVSSIVSPASGPSPAANIGADHAAQTANGIVRGLSASATITGLSGSGTAPGHAANAPVPLLPNNGAVSGLPFAGVHGNTTIPGLPDNGAFPRPIPGNHRQTCGIPGVYPQSAIPFANFPAAPPYSGPLRFLLASDVRADVFANSFLFWLDTVEMVRVTGHTPVYFSGWALPVYLFCFLSSMRLVLTPHSPLLSPLGVVLQDLPFLVLRTALIALFGFVTPLLYVMKNLLVCLAYIYFNFMTKLKVFNTERMF; encoded by the exons ATGGTGAGTGCAGAGTCAGCGCTGAAGCTCATTGGTGTGAATGGAACATGCAGCACTCACACAATCAACTCAAGCCTACAGCCAAGTCTCATTGTTTCTCGTCTCGTTCTCATCATGGGCTCAGGGAGCAGGATTAAGTTTGCTGTCTGTGAGCTTCTGCAGTTCGCAGGTTTTTGCGTTCCACACTTTATCGTAATGCAGCGTTTCGCTGTCATCTTAGCTCGAGCAATGAGCCAATCGCAGGCCTCTGCCGGGAATGCAACGACAGCTTATTGGCTGGTCGTGGCATCGTCCGTGGCCTACGTGACATCAATGGCCATGCTGATCTGGCTGCCTATGAAGTACATGGTCTTTATGAAGAAGAAAGCACTGGTGGGCCGGGAGAagtg GAGACCTGTTGCTTTGGCTTATGTGCTTCTCTCGACGCTGCCCTATTTCGCTTTCCTCATCGCCAGTTCTGAG GTACAGATTAGAAATGATCTGAGGTTAGACACATTTGCCGAATTGCCCGTGTCACTGGTTCTTTTCTCTCTGATTTGCATCGATATAGTGGAACGAATCCGTCATTGCAGACTTACTGGTCAAG CTAATGAACTGGCACGTGATCCGGACATTGCCTCTCCAGTGGTGACACATGTTGGTCGAGTTTCTTCTATAGTCTCTCCTGCGAGCGGGCCATCACCTGCAGCTAACATTGGTGCAGATCACGCAGCGCAGACGGCGAACGGGATCGTGCGAGGGTTGTCTGCCAGCGCGACCATTACGGGCTTATCGGGCAGCGGGACGGCCCCGGGTCACGCCGCCAACGCACCGGTTCCATTGCTGCCCAATAACGGAGCAGTTTCAGGCCTGCCATTTGCAGGGGTCCATGGCAACACAACAATTCCAGGGTTGCCCGACAACGGTGCATTTCCAAGACCGATACCAGGCAACCACAGGCAGACATGTGGCATTCCGGGAGTTTATCCACAATCCGCCATACCCTTTGCAAACTTTCCAGCCGCCCCTCCGTACTCAGGACCGCTCAGATTCCTGCTAGCCAGTGACGTCCGCGCCGACGTGTTCGCCAACAGCTTTTTGTTCTGGTTGGATACGGTGGAGATGGTTCGGGTAACGGGTCACACCCCTGTGTATTTTTCCGGCTGGGCTTTACCGGTTTACCTCTTTTGTTTCCTATCCTCGATGCGATTGGTTTTAACACCTCACAGTCCCCTCCTGTCACCTCTGGGTGTGGTTCTTCAAGATCTTCCCTTTCTTGTCTTGAGAACGGCATTGATCGCTTTGTTCGGTTTTGTTACGCCGCTGCTGTACGTGATGAAGAATCTGCTGGTCTGCCTGGCCTACATCTACTTCAACTTCATGACAAAACTGAAAGTGTTCAACACGGAGAGAATGTTCTGA
- the LOC130553403 gene encoding transmembrane protein 236 isoform X2, with translation MSQSQASAGNATTAYWLVVASSVAYVTSMAMLIWLPMKYMVFMKKKALVGREKWRPVALAYVLLSTLPYFAFLIASSEVQIRNDLRLDTFAELPVSLVLFSLICIDIVERIRHCRLTGQANELARDPDIASPVVTHVGRVSSIVSPASGPSPAANIGADHAAQTANGIVRGLSASATITGLSGSGTAPGHAANAPVPLLPNNGAVSGLPFAGVHGNTTIPGLPDNGAFPRPIPGNHRQTCGIPGVYPQSAIPFANFPAAPPYSGPLRFLLASDVRADVFANSFLFWLDTVEMVRVTGHTPVYFSGWALPVYLFCFLSSMRLVLTPHSPLLSPLGVVLQDLPFLVLRTALIALFGFVTPLLYVMKNLLVCLAYIYFNFMTKLKVFNTERMF, from the exons ATGAGCCAATCGCAGGCCTCTGCCGGGAATGCAACGACAGCTTATTGGCTGGTCGTGGCATCGTCCGTGGCCTACGTGACATCAATGGCCATGCTGATCTGGCTGCCTATGAAGTACATGGTCTTTATGAAGAAGAAAGCACTGGTGGGCCGGGAGAagtg GAGACCTGTTGCTTTGGCTTATGTGCTTCTCTCGACGCTGCCCTATTTCGCTTTCCTCATCGCCAGTTCTGAG GTACAGATTAGAAATGATCTGAGGTTAGACACATTTGCCGAATTGCCCGTGTCACTGGTTCTTTTCTCTCTGATTTGCATCGATATAGTGGAACGAATCCGTCATTGCAGACTTACTGGTCAAG CTAATGAACTGGCACGTGATCCGGACATTGCCTCTCCAGTGGTGACACATGTTGGTCGAGTTTCTTCTATAGTCTCTCCTGCGAGCGGGCCATCACCTGCAGCTAACATTGGTGCAGATCACGCAGCGCAGACGGCGAACGGGATCGTGCGAGGGTTGTCTGCCAGCGCGACCATTACGGGCTTATCGGGCAGCGGGACGGCCCCGGGTCACGCCGCCAACGCACCGGTTCCATTGCTGCCCAATAACGGAGCAGTTTCAGGCCTGCCATTTGCAGGGGTCCATGGCAACACAACAATTCCAGGGTTGCCCGACAACGGTGCATTTCCAAGACCGATACCAGGCAACCACAGGCAGACATGTGGCATTCCGGGAGTTTATCCACAATCCGCCATACCCTTTGCAAACTTTCCAGCCGCCCCTCCGTACTCAGGACCGCTCAGATTCCTGCTAGCCAGTGACGTCCGCGCCGACGTGTTCGCCAACAGCTTTTTGTTCTGGTTGGATACGGTGGAGATGGTTCGGGTAACGGGTCACACCCCTGTGTATTTTTCCGGCTGGGCTTTACCGGTTTACCTCTTTTGTTTCCTATCCTCGATGCGATTGGTTTTAACACCTCACAGTCCCCTCCTGTCACCTCTGGGTGTGGTTCTTCAAGATCTTCCCTTTCTTGTCTTGAGAACGGCATTGATCGCTTTGTTCGGTTTTGTTACGCCGCTGCTGTACGTGATGAAGAATCTGCTGGTCTGCCTGGCCTACATCTACTTCAACTTCATGACAAAACTGAAAGTGTTCAACACGGAGAGAATGTTCTGA